A genomic segment from Abyssibacter profundi encodes:
- a CDS encoding protein tyrosine phosphatase family protein, whose translation MSEALAAIRQYRRLGEHLHSAGQPTAAQLDQLGEAGIGLVINLALTDSDHAVPDEAQRLQAQGIVYSHQPIDFDAPSRAHLDRLGQTLSAHAQTSTLVHCAYNMRVSAMLFMHRVRHLHIAPAVALPDLLALWTPTGPWRALIDEVLVEQGHSPLPPNG comes from the coding sequence ATGTCGGAGGCCCTCGCCGCCATCCGTCAGTACCGTCGCCTCGGCGAGCACCTGCACAGCGCCGGCCAGCCAACGGCGGCGCAGCTGGATCAATTGGGTGAGGCCGGAATCGGTTTGGTGATCAATCTGGCGCTGACCGATTCCGACCATGCCGTGCCGGACGAGGCCCAGCGCCTGCAGGCACAGGGCATTGTCTACAGCCATCAACCCATCGATTTTGACGCCCCATCGCGGGCTCATCTCGACCGCCTGGGTCAGACGCTGTCGGCCCACGCTCAGACCAGTACGCTCGTCCACTGCGCCTACAACATGCGGGTGTCAGCCATGCTGTTCATGCATCGGGTTCGGCATCTGCATATCGCACCGGCGGTGGCCCTGCCGGATTTGCTCGCCCTGTGGACCCCAACAGGCCCTTGGCGAGCCTTGATTGATGAGGTGCTGGTCGAGCAGGGGCATTCGCCGTTGCCGCCCAATGGGTAA
- a CDS encoding DNA-deoxyinosine glycosylase has protein sequence MGNPVVIGFAPLADATASVLVLGSLPSVASVLVGQYYGHPRNAFWPIMGRLFGFDATAQYSERCAALQAAGVAVWDVAAQAQRPGSLDAAIRAPTVQPTDLDGLLRRCPGIGHVFFNGGAAATLFRRHHPADTDIRQLPATRLPSTSPAHASLRFEQKLTAWQVVRDRVQSS, from the coding sequence ATGGGTAACCCTGTTGTGATTGGATTCGCGCCGCTGGCCGATGCGACGGCCAGCGTGCTGGTGTTGGGTTCCCTGCCCAGCGTGGCGTCCGTGCTGGTGGGGCAGTATTACGGGCATCCGCGCAACGCCTTCTGGCCCATCATGGGGCGCCTGTTCGGGTTCGACGCGACAGCACAGTACAGCGAGCGATGCGCCGCATTGCAGGCGGCAGGCGTCGCGGTCTGGGATGTCGCCGCCCAGGCGCAGCGACCGGGTAGCCTCGACGCCGCCATCCGGGCGCCCACGGTTCAGCCTACCGATCTTGACGGGCTGCTACGTCGCTGCCCAGGCATCGGTCATGTGTTCTTCAACGGTGGTGCAGCCGCCACGCTGTTTCGCCGGCATCATCCGGCCGATACCGACATCCGCCAGCTGCCGGCGACCCGCCTTCCCTCGACCAGTCCGGCCCATGCCAGCCTGCGTTTCGAGCAAAAACTGACTGCCTGGCAAGTCGTGCGAGACAGGGTGCAATCCAGCTGA
- a CDS encoding S8 family serine peptidase codes for MLKQLSARRRVTRNLAICLAAGLGAITAPAALAQMVNWAPGPGEVAYEDRAAGDTYIVLHQADPLALYAGDIDGLVATTPRLRGERRLDVHSADAVAYLGFLDAQHDALITAAEAALGRDLTIRRRLRYALSGFTAVMSPEEARVVASLPGVRRVEAGVALTLQTDNGPAWIGADGAYDGTGTHDGIGTRGEGIIVGVIDSGVNHDHPSFAATGPVDGYVHENPLTDPITGLPTYVGACDPVTGQPFCNDKLIGVWDFTGTTPHDDNGHGSHTASTTAGNVVDAVLTAPTIDLDRRISGVAPHANIISYKGCITTPAIGTCLTPETDAAIDQAVADGVDVINFSIGGPAGDPWSDSGALGFLAAQAAGIFVATSAGNDGPKAATLGSPADAPWLTSVAASTHDRSLGNRLIGMAGGQSAPPADIAGKSLTSALPETRIVYAGDYGDPLCQTPYTAGTFNGEIVVCDRGINARVEKAENVEAGGAGGFVLANDSANGNSLVADGYVIPGVHITYDDGVVLKAWLADGGDDHVAQIEGTTAVAARENGDVMAGFSSRGQNPSAPGLVKPDITAPGVDILAAVLTDLTNPSTSPEYGVISGTSMSSPHTAGAAALIRALQPDWTPDQVKSALMTTAYVVRGKTGTDGLVKEDGVTPADALDLGAGRVDLTQAARAGFLMSEIEANYTAADPAAGGDPTTLNLPSLGHGNCLGSCSWTRTLTGAVATDWTVSVSSPDGLPVTVEPASFSLGAGEDITLSVTADVEGLQINRWAFADLVFTPADAAIPVAHLPMAVRIGPIPETRSFDITTYQGSVTIEDFVSQIDIASFTPTISGMQRGLTTERTMTQDPTVLDPYDGPHSGPDDPDPAAGTFFVLVDVPEPGGKLLDTRISETTSADMDLFVGKDNNGDGLPDEGEELCAAATAAALEQCTLVAPEAGTYWILVQNWLTGSGADAVTLSTTVIPAEDLGNLTATAPSPVGAGEPFDITLAWSESDFEVGDTWVGLVEVNSGSSSVTDVAIMVVEFNVTDLTDTPPDDDPTPGDDPADRNPPTGSGGALGWATLFALLGAFLRRRRV; via the coding sequence ATGCTCAAGCAGCTCTCGGCGCGCCGACGCGTCACACGCAATCTGGCCATTTGCTTGGCCGCAGGTCTGGGTGCGATAACGGCGCCAGCAGCACTGGCGCAGATGGTGAACTGGGCGCCCGGGCCGGGCGAAGTCGCCTATGAGGACCGCGCGGCAGGCGATACCTACATCGTGCTGCACCAGGCCGACCCACTGGCGCTTTACGCCGGCGATATCGACGGGCTAGTCGCAACCACGCCGCGGCTGCGGGGCGAACGCCGTTTAGATGTGCATTCAGCCGATGCCGTGGCCTACCTCGGCTTTCTCGATGCGCAGCATGATGCGCTCATCACCGCAGCCGAGGCGGCGCTAGGACGTGACCTGACGATCCGCCGTCGGCTTCGCTATGCGCTCAGCGGGTTTACCGCCGTGATGAGCCCCGAAGAAGCCCGTGTGGTCGCAAGCTTGCCGGGCGTGCGGCGCGTCGAAGCTGGCGTGGCGCTGACCCTGCAAACCGACAACGGACCGGCCTGGATTGGTGCGGACGGCGCCTATGACGGCACCGGCACCCATGACGGTATCGGCACGCGTGGCGAAGGCATTATCGTGGGTGTCATCGACTCCGGCGTGAACCACGACCACCCCTCGTTTGCCGCCACCGGCCCGGTCGACGGTTACGTCCACGAAAACCCGCTGACCGACCCGATCACCGGCCTGCCCACTTATGTCGGCGCCTGCGATCCGGTCACCGGCCAGCCGTTCTGCAATGACAAGTTGATCGGTGTCTGGGATTTCACCGGCACCACCCCGCATGACGACAATGGCCACGGCAGCCATACGGCGTCGACGACCGCGGGCAATGTCGTGGATGCCGTGCTCACCGCGCCCACCATCGACCTGGACCGCCGCATCAGCGGTGTGGCACCGCATGCCAACATCATCTCCTACAAGGGCTGCATCACCACCCCGGCCATCGGCACCTGCCTGACCCCCGAAACCGATGCCGCCATCGATCAGGCCGTGGCCGATGGAGTCGATGTCATCAACTTTTCGATTGGTGGGCCAGCCGGTGACCCGTGGAGCGACTCGGGCGCCCTGGGCTTTCTTGCGGCACAAGCGGCGGGGATCTTCGTGGCAACCTCGGCCGGCAACGACGGCCCCAAGGCTGCGACCCTGGGCTCACCGGCCGACGCACCCTGGCTGACCAGCGTGGCCGCCTCCACCCATGATCGCTCGCTGGGCAACCGCCTGATCGGCATGGCCGGTGGGCAGTCCGCACCGCCGGCAGACATCGCCGGCAAAAGCCTGACCAGCGCCCTGCCCGAAACCCGCATCGTCTATGCCGGTGACTACGGCGATCCGCTGTGCCAGACGCCCTACACCGCGGGCACATTCAACGGCGAAATCGTGGTCTGCGACCGCGGCATCAACGCCCGTGTCGAAAAAGCCGAAAACGTCGAAGCCGGCGGCGCGGGCGGCTTTGTGCTGGCCAATGATTCCGCCAATGGCAACAGCTTGGTGGCGGATGGCTATGTCATTCCCGGCGTGCACATCACCTACGATGACGGCGTGGTGCTCAAGGCGTGGCTGGCCGATGGGGGCGACGATCATGTCGCCCAGATCGAGGGTACGACGGCCGTTGCGGCCCGCGAGAATGGCGACGTGATGGCCGGCTTCAGCTCGCGTGGCCAGAACCCGTCCGCCCCCGGCCTAGTCAAGCCCGACATCACCGCTCCAGGCGTGGACATACTGGCCGCCGTGCTCACCGACCTGACCAACCCGTCCACCTCCCCTGAATACGGCGTCATCAGCGGCACCTCGATGTCCAGCCCCCATACCGCTGGTGCCGCCGCGCTGATCCGGGCGCTGCAGCCCGACTGGACACCCGATCAGGTCAAATCGGCGCTGATGACCACGGCCTACGTGGTGCGCGGCAAGACCGGCACCGATGGCCTGGTGAAAGAAGACGGCGTGACCCCGGCAGACGCACTCGACCTGGGTGCCGGTCGGGTCGATCTGACCCAAGCCGCCCGTGCAGGCTTTTTGATGAGTGAGATCGAGGCCAACTACACCGCTGCCGATCCGGCCGCAGGGGGCGACCCGACCACCCTGAACCTGCCCAGCCTGGGTCATGGCAACTGCCTGGGCAGCTGTAGCTGGACGCGCACGCTGACGGGTGCTGTGGCAACCGACTGGACCGTGTCCGTGAGCTCGCCCGACGGCTTGCCCGTGACCGTGGAACCCGCCAGCTTCAGCCTGGGCGCGGGTGAGGACATCACCCTGTCCGTCACCGCCGATGTCGAAGGCCTGCAAATCAATCGCTGGGCGTTTGCCGATCTGGTCTTCACACCGGCCGACGCCGCCATCCCTGTCGCACACCTGCCCATGGCCGTGCGCATCGGCCCGATTCCGGAGACCCGCAGCTTCGATATCACCACCTACCAGGGCAGCGTCACGATCGAGGACTTTGTCTCGCAGATCGACATCGCCTCTTTCACGCCCACCATCTCGGGCATGCAGCGTGGGCTGACGACCGAGCGCACGATGACCCAGGACCCGACGGTGCTGGATCCCTACGACGGCCCCCACAGCGGCCCGGACGATCCGGACCCCGCAGCGGGCACATTCTTCGTGCTGGTTGACGTCCCCGAGCCAGGCGGCAAGCTGCTGGATACGCGCATCAGCGAAACCACGTCGGCCGATATGGACCTCTTCGTCGGCAAGGACAACAACGGCGATGGCCTGCCGGACGAGGGTGAGGAACTCTGCGCCGCCGCAACGGCAGCCGCCCTGGAACAATGCACGCTGGTGGCACCGGAAGCCGGCACCTACTGGATTCTGGTGCAGAACTGGCTGACCGGCAGTGGTGCTGATGCCGTGACGCTTTCCACCACCGTGATCCCGGCTGAAGACCTGGGCAATCTAACGGCCACTGCGCCCAGCCCGGTGGGTGCCGGCGAGCCCTTTGATATCACCCTCGCATGGAGCGAATCCGACTTCGAAGTCGGCGATACCTGGGTGGGTCTGGTCGAGGTCAATTCGGGGAGCAGCAGCGTCACCGACGTGGCCATCATGGTGGTCGAGTTCAACGTCACCGACCTCACCGACACCCCGCCGGATGACGACCCCACACCGGGCGATGACCCCGCTGACCGGAACCCGCCCACAGGCAGTGGCGGTGCACTGGGGTGGGCGACTCTGTTCGCGCTGCTCGGCGCGTTCCTCAGACGCCGGCGGGTGTAG
- a CDS encoding GNAT family N-acetyltransferase — MNHRPLIRSAMPADLPALVALEAGFDSDRISPRAMRRLLQRPTAQIRVIDHSGGLAGASILLTRRGSRVARLYSLVVAPSARGQGLGDALVDDAIQLARLGDCDRLSLEVAASNTAACRLYARHGFIEAKRLPGYYADGGDGLRWVLALDQGGAH; from the coding sequence GTGAATCATCGGCCGCTGATTCGCTCGGCAATGCCGGCGGACCTACCCGCGCTGGTGGCGCTGGAGGCGGGCTTCGACAGCGACCGCATCTCACCGCGGGCCATGCGTCGCCTGCTGCAGCGGCCCACGGCGCAAATCCGAGTGATTGACCACAGCGGCGGATTGGCCGGGGCATCGATTCTGCTCACCCGTCGCGGCAGCCGGGTCGCCCGCCTGTATTCGCTCGTCGTGGCGCCCTCAGCCCGCGGGCAGGGCCTGGGTGACGCGCTAGTCGATGACGCCATTCAACTGGCCCGGCTGGGTGACTGCGACCGGCTGAGTCTCGAGGTGGCTGCATCAAACACCGCTGCGTGTCGGCTGTATGCCCGCCATGGGTTCATCGAAGCGAAGCGCCTGCCTGGCTACTACGCCGATGGTGGGGATGGGCTGCGGTGGGTGCTAGCGCTTGACCAGGGTGGTGCTCATTAA
- a CDS encoding RimK family protein, whose product MTGLVVVDRLADWPDPPAEVSVITAADYLTDDRHAGGGRRRVYNLCDSYRYQSAGYYVSLLAGARGHQPLPDITTVQDLKGRDGPRVFRAETDDLVQTSLAPLESDSYELDVYFGRCQAKRHARLARALFNLFPAPLLRARFKRQQRWEIIGLSAIALDEVAPGQRAFMQAAASDYFAGKRPTRKRVKRAHYDLAILHNPAEKEPPSNPKALKLFRHAAEDLGFGVEMLERSDFGRLLEFDALFIRETTAVNHHSYRFARRAAQDDLVVIDDPDSILRCTNKVWLAQRMTRAGVPTPQTLILHRGNLKDVAEQIGFPCVLKQPDSAFSRGVVKIDDEAELRRVARELLERSDLLVVQAFVPTEYDWRIGVLGGQPLYACRYFMAPSHWQIIKRDEAGKQEGDAETLPIDAVPTRVLDVAMKAAATVGKGLYGVDLKQFGKRVALIEVNDNPSIDAGVEDQVLGNDLYRIVMQHMLDRLDERTRRQ is encoded by the coding sequence ATGACCGGTTTGGTCGTGGTGGATCGATTGGCAGACTGGCCGGACCCACCGGCAGAGGTGAGCGTCATCACGGCTGCCGACTATTTGACCGACGACCGCCACGCCGGCGGCGGGCGGCGTCGTGTCTACAATCTTTGTGACTCCTACCGTTATCAGAGCGCCGGTTACTACGTCTCGCTGCTGGCCGGGGCGCGCGGGCACCAGCCGCTACCGGACATCACGACGGTCCAGGATCTCAAGGGGCGTGATGGACCCAGGGTGTTTCGCGCGGAAACCGATGATCTGGTGCAGACCAGCCTGGCGCCGCTGGAGTCGGACAGCTACGAGTTAGACGTGTACTTCGGCCGTTGCCAGGCCAAGCGGCACGCCCGCCTGGCACGGGCCTTGTTCAACCTGTTTCCCGCCCCGCTGCTTCGGGCACGCTTCAAGCGACAGCAGCGTTGGGAGATTATCGGCTTGTCCGCCATTGCCTTGGATGAGGTCGCGCCGGGTCAGCGCGCCTTCATGCAGGCGGCGGCCAGCGATTACTTCGCGGGCAAGCGGCCCACACGCAAGCGGGTCAAGCGCGCGCATTACGATCTGGCGATTCTGCATAACCCGGCAGAGAAAGAGCCTCCGTCGAACCCCAAGGCGCTCAAGCTGTTCCGACACGCGGCTGAAGATCTGGGTTTTGGCGTGGAGATGCTGGAGCGCAGCGACTTCGGCCGGCTGCTGGAATTTGACGCCCTGTTCATCCGCGAGACCACAGCGGTGAATCACCACAGCTATCGCTTTGCGCGCCGCGCCGCGCAGGACGATCTGGTGGTTATCGACGACCCCGACTCCATTCTGCGTTGTACCAACAAGGTCTGGCTGGCACAGCGTATGACGCGGGCGGGTGTGCCCACGCCCCAGACCTTGATCCTGCACCGCGGCAATCTCAAGGACGTGGCGGAGCAGATTGGTTTTCCCTGTGTGCTTAAGCAACCTGACAGCGCGTTCTCGCGCGGTGTGGTCAAGATCGACGACGAAGCCGAGCTCCGTCGTGTGGCCCGTGAGCTGCTGGAGCGTTCCGACCTGCTCGTCGTGCAGGCCTTTGTGCCCACCGAGTACGACTGGCGCATCGGCGTGTTGGGTGGCCAGCCGCTGTACGCCTGTCGCTACTTCATGGCGCCTTCGCATTGGCAGATCATCAAGCGTGATGAGGCGGGCAAACAGGAGGGCGATGCCGAGACGCTGCCGATCGATGCCGTGCCCACGCGGGTGCTGGACGTGGCCATGAAGGCCGCCGCCACAGTCGGTAAGGGCCTGTATGGCGTTGATCTCAAGCAATTCGGCAAACGAGTGGCGCTGATCGAGGTCAACGACAACCCAAGCATTGATGCTGGCGTGGAGGACCAGGTGCTGGGGAATGATCTCTACCGCATCGTCATGCAGCACATGCTGGACCGGCTGGATGAGCGGACGCGTCGGCAGTGA